In the genome of Triticum urartu cultivar G1812 chromosome 5, Tu2.1, whole genome shotgun sequence, one region contains:
- the LOC125509417 gene encoding 5'-nucleotidase domain-containing protein DDB_G0275467, translating into MAPAVRLRLLASCRLFSALSGTVPRCRRGLRGLSTLSSTLGSGAGEDEIERIRREFEDAKRNYLSIPAAIKDMPKMDPQGIYVNKNVKLDDLQVYGFDYDYTLSHYSDHLQCLIYDLAKKHLVNELKYPESCLQYDYDSSFPVRGLYYDKLKGCLLKLDFFGSIEPDGCFFGRRKLSSTEIKELYGTRHIGRDQARQLVGLMDVFCFSEACLIADIVQHFVDAKLEFDAPYVYEDVNQAIQHVHRSGLVHRKVLSEPQKFLLKNSQVFRFLKTLREKGKKLFLLTNSPFYFVDGGMSYLLEDQHFDGNSWRELFDVVIAQANKPSFYNSDHPFRVYDTEKDTLAFTAVDKFLPNEVYYHGCLKSFLQITKWRGPEVIYFGDHLFSDLRGPSKAGWRTAAVIRELEDEIGIQNGDSYRFQQAKLGIIHDLLGKVHATVVSTEKGQVYRTLLDELNAERRQCRSGMRDLFNSSFGATFLTDTGKESSFAYHIHQYADIYTSKLENFLSYAPESWLHPPHDIKIMPHNAKVPASLFSTS; encoded by the exons ATGGCGCCGGCCGTGCGTCTCCGCCTCCTCGCCTCATGCCGCCTCTTCTCGGCGCTTTCCGGGACGGTGCCGCGGTGCCGGCGAG GTCTCCGAGGTCTGAGCACGCTCTCCTCGACGCTGGGGTCGGGCGCCGGCGAGGACGAGATCGAGCGCATCCGCCGCGAGTTCGAGGACGCCAAGCGCAACTACCTCAGCATCCCCGCCGCCATCAAGGACATGCCCAAGATGGACCCGCAAG GCATTTATGTGAACAAGAACGTCAAACTGGACGACCTGCAAGTCTATGGCTTCGACTATGATTACACGCTGTCGCACTACTCCGACCACCTTCAGTGCTTGATCTATGATCTCGCCAAGAAGCACTTGGTCAATGAG CTGAAGTATCCAGAGAGTTGCTTGCAGTATGACTACGACAGCAGCTTTCCTGTCAGGGGCCTTTACTATGACAAACTAAAAGGGTGCCTTCTGAAGCTTGATTTCTTTGGTTCTATTGAGCCCGATGGATGCTTCTTTGGACGACGGAAG CTAAGTTCAACTGAGATAAAAGAACTCTACGGCACAAGACATATCGGAAGAGATCAAGCTCGTCAGCTTGTTGGGCTGATGGATGTCTTCTGTTTTAGCGAG GCATGCCTCATTGCAGATATTGTTCAGCACTTCGTAGATGCCAAGCTGGAGTTTGATGCTCCTTATGTATATGAGGATGTAAACCAAGCGATTCAGCATGTCCACAGAAGTGGTTTAGTTCACAGAAAAGTTCTTTCAGAGCCTCAGAAATTTCTGTTAAAAAAT AGCCAGGTGTTTCGTTTCTTAAAGACCCTACGAGAGAAGGGGAAAAAGCTGTTTCTTCTTACCAACTCACCTTTCTACTTTGTTGATGGAGGGATGAGTTATTTACTAGAG GACCAGCATTTTGATGGGAATTCCTGGAGGGAGCTTTTTGACGTTGTGATTGCGCAGGCAAATAAGCCAAGTTTCTATAATTCAGACCACCCATTCAG GGTGTATGACACTGAAAAGGACACCTTAGCATTTACTGCAGTTGACAAGTTTCTGCCAAATGAAGTCTATTACCATGGATGTTTAAAATCCTTTCTGCAGATTACAAAGTGGAGAGGCCCAGAG GTGATATACTTTGGTGATCATCTTTTCAGCGACTTGAGAGGGCCTTCCAAAGCTGGTTGGCGAACAGCTGCCGTAATTCGTGAACTTGAG GATGAAATAGGAATCCAGAATGGTGACAGCTACCGGTTCCAACAG GCAAAATTAGGTATAATACATGATCTACTTGGGAAGGTTCATGCAACTGTGGTTAGCACCGAGAAAGGCCAAGTTTACAGAACATTGCTTGATGAGTTGAATGCAGAAAGGCGTCAATGTCGATCTGGCATGCGAGATCTGTTTAATAGTTCTTTTGGTGCAACATTCCTCACAGACACAGGAAAGGAATCATCATTTGCCTATCACATTCATCAATATGCAGATATCTACACCAGCAAGCTTGAGAACTTCTTGTCATATGCCCCTGAATCATGGCTTCATCCACCTCACGACATAAAGATCATGCCACATAATGCAAAG GTGCCAGCGAGTTTGTTCAGCACCTCATAG
- the LOC125556114 gene encoding uncharacterized protein LOC125556114 isoform X2 has product MACCFAARGNSTAGPSTCLVCDGLVLKVAKVDYLVLQLVLKVHIWSWPNQQQPSGASWAEPVSFAPFAFSPCRLTELTRGTPHGANARHRGELGWHGAGEAVVVYREERQPGHRRNGLWDGAREAHVGQIVSPARERYPAGERLSSNLAVSFFSHQASPAMAATGLNAYARPYSRRSARAHLTPLKPHPSTMLGYHGHAGYPAPSPFAANYSRATFPEHHYPGALPPRPFFREHVAAPRYDRRPRGVMFDPEKMYAEVMHSFNYKHKGRAAAAGKGKGGPVTRPLLPAAPPCGPRGQRARGRRKVYVPAARAGGRRRRRSRGGGRGRCPRRPGPGTAAAARPCAP; this is encoded by the exons ATGGCGTGCTGCTTTGCTGCAAGAGGTAATAGCACGGCAGGTCCTTCAACTTGTCTTGTATGTGATGGTTTGGTCCTCAAAGTTGCAAAAGTAGATTATTTGGTCCTCCAACTTGTCCTCAAGGTGCATATTTGGTCCTGGCCCAATCAGCAACAGCCAAGTGGAGCCAGCTGGGCTGAGCCGGTCAGCTTCGCACCTTTTGCATTTAGCCCCTGCCGTTTAACGGAATTAACTCGCGGGACACCACATGGCGCCAATGCCCGGCACCGCGGCGAGCTTGGCTGGCACGGTGCCGGAGAGGCGGTTGTGGTCTACCGCGAGGAACGACAGCCTGGGCATCGCCGCAATGGACTCTGGGATGGTGCCCGCGAGGCGCACGTTGGACAGATCGTGTCCCCGGCCAGGGAGCGCTACCCCGCCGGCGAACGCCTGTCTTCCAACCTCGCCGTATCCTTCTTCTCCCACCAGGCCTCCCCAGCCATGGCAGCTACAGGGCTGAACGCGTATGCGCGGCCATACAGCCGCCGCTCCGCCCGCGCCCACCTCACTCCGCTAAAGCCCCATCCTTCCACGATGCTGGGGTACCACGGCCACGCCGGCTACCCGGCGCCTTCCCCGTTCGCCGCCAATTACTCCCGCGCCACCTTCCCCGAGCACCACTACCCCGGGGCCCTCCCGCCGCGGCCTTTCTTCCGTGAGCACGTCGCCGCGCCGCGTTACGACCGTCGCCCGCGCGGGGTCATGTTCGATCCTGAGAAGATGTACGCGGAGGTGATGCACAGCTTCAACTACAAGCATAAGGGGCGAGCGGCCGCGGCCGGGAAGGGCAAGGGAGGACCCGTGACTCGCCCTCTGTTGCCGGCGGCACCGCCGTGCGGGCCGCGGGGGCAGCGGGCCAGGGGCAGGAGAAAGGTGTACGTGCCGGCCGCACGCGCCGGaggtcgccgtcgccgtcgctcACGAGGCGGAGGGCGTGGCCGGTGCCCCCGCCGGCCTGGGCCTGGCACGGCCGCAGCCGCACGACCGT GCGCGCCTTGA
- the LOC125556114 gene encoding uncharacterized protein LOC125556114 isoform X1 produces the protein MACCFAARGNSTAGPSTCLVCDGLVLKVAKVDYLVLQLVLKVHIWSWPNQQQPSGASWAEPVSFAPFAFSPCRLTELTRGTPHGANARHRGELGWHGAGEAVVVYREERQPGHRRNGLWDGAREAHVGQIVSPARERYPAGERLSSNLAVSFFSHQASPAMAATGLNAYARPYSRRSARAHLTPLKPHPSTMLGYHGHAGYPAPSPFAANYSRATFPEHHYPGALPPRPFFREHVAAPRYDRRPRGVMFDPEKMYAEVMHSFNYKHKGRAAAAGKGKGGPVTRPLLPAAPPCGPRGQRARGRRKVYVPAARAGGRRRRRSRGGGRGRCPRRPGPGTAAAARPCKRPASPATLRLPGSPPLYCSVRACVLADGSFAFLACAVAGAP, from the coding sequence ATGGCGTGCTGCTTTGCTGCAAGAGGTAATAGCACGGCAGGTCCTTCAACTTGTCTTGTATGTGATGGTTTGGTCCTCAAAGTTGCAAAAGTAGATTATTTGGTCCTCCAACTTGTCCTCAAGGTGCATATTTGGTCCTGGCCCAATCAGCAACAGCCAAGTGGAGCCAGCTGGGCTGAGCCGGTCAGCTTCGCACCTTTTGCATTTAGCCCCTGCCGTTTAACGGAATTAACTCGCGGGACACCACATGGCGCCAATGCCCGGCACCGCGGCGAGCTTGGCTGGCACGGTGCCGGAGAGGCGGTTGTGGTCTACCGCGAGGAACGACAGCCTGGGCATCGCCGCAATGGACTCTGGGATGGTGCCCGCGAGGCGCACGTTGGACAGATCGTGTCCCCGGCCAGGGAGCGCTACCCCGCCGGCGAACGCCTGTCTTCCAACCTCGCCGTATCCTTCTTCTCCCACCAGGCCTCCCCAGCCATGGCAGCTACAGGGCTGAACGCGTATGCGCGGCCATACAGCCGCCGCTCCGCCCGCGCCCACCTCACTCCGCTAAAGCCCCATCCTTCCACGATGCTGGGGTACCACGGCCACGCCGGCTACCCGGCGCCTTCCCCGTTCGCCGCCAATTACTCCCGCGCCACCTTCCCCGAGCACCACTACCCCGGGGCCCTCCCGCCGCGGCCTTTCTTCCGTGAGCACGTCGCCGCGCCGCGTTACGACCGTCGCCCGCGCGGGGTCATGTTCGATCCTGAGAAGATGTACGCGGAGGTGATGCACAGCTTCAACTACAAGCATAAGGGGCGAGCGGCCGCGGCCGGGAAGGGCAAGGGAGGACCCGTGACTCGCCCTCTGTTGCCGGCGGCACCGCCGTGCGGGCCGCGGGGGCAGCGGGCCAGGGGCAGGAGAAAGGTGTACGTGCCGGCCGCACGCGCCGGaggtcgccgtcgccgtcgctcACGAGGCGGAGGGCGTGGCCGGTGCCCCCGCCGGCCTGGGCCTGGCACGGCCGCAGCCGCACGACCGTGTAAGCGACCAGCTAGCCCAGCCACGCTACGCCTTCCCGGTTCTCCACCGTTGTACTGTTCAGTTCGTGCCTGCGTTTTAGCTGATGGATCTTTCGCCTTTTTGGCGTGCGCCGTCGCAGGCGCGCCTTGA